The Collimonas sp. PA-H2 genome contains a region encoding:
- a CDS encoding DUF192 domain-containing protein has translation MKSFHPATMHTGSGVHKLTLRLADNFLQRFVGLMMSRPMRSCVENMPGLLITRCPSVHTAFMRYAIDVVYLDGDGVVTKCIPQLKPWRASRSSGRDGQGRPLARAVHTLELPAGAIERLAIRHGDRLCHPSLEARKRSDTVGAQPSMPPYGKPAAKPSMRLQRGASMIEFAVVGPIVSLLGLAVLQYGMLFFAKNQMNQASFMAARAGSMANASLNSVGKAYANALIPLYGGGLNTQELARSRALAICETTRNPADLAAAQAVAGATFTSDDQATCTKSMTQGGAWIELLNPTKESFDDWKDDSLTQTVGNGKRVIPNRNLAFKDPGKIGGSSGQSLQDANVIKVRITQGYAPKVPLMGLIYTKYLKWLDTKTDPVYTQLVSNGRIPVVTDVTMQMQSDAIEPDNPVSVPGMGNGGNPTNPGDPPVVTTDPPACGSVGCTVPPKPVDPGGTCTGPNCPVCDGA, from the coding sequence ATGAAAAGCTTCCATCCCGCAACCATGCACACCGGCAGTGGCGTGCACAAGCTGACACTCAGGCTGGCCGATAATTTCCTGCAACGCTTTGTCGGCCTGATGATGAGCCGGCCCATGCGCAGCTGCGTGGAGAACATGCCAGGCCTGCTGATTACCCGCTGTCCGAGCGTGCATACGGCATTCATGCGCTACGCGATCGATGTGGTCTACCTTGATGGCGATGGCGTCGTCACCAAGTGCATTCCTCAGCTTAAGCCATGGCGTGCCAGCCGCAGTTCGGGGCGGGACGGGCAGGGGCGGCCTCTGGCACGCGCTGTCCACACGCTGGAGTTACCCGCCGGGGCGATCGAGCGGCTGGCAATCCGCCATGGCGACCGCCTATGCCACCCCAGCTTAGAGGCTCGCAAGCGCAGCGATACCGTCGGCGCCCAGCCATCGATGCCGCCTTATGGAAAACCTGCGGCAAAGCCATCCATGCGCTTGCAGCGCGGGGCATCGATGATCGAGTTTGCGGTGGTGGGTCCGATCGTCAGCTTGCTGGGACTGGCCGTTCTGCAATACGGCATGCTGTTTTTCGCCAAAAACCAGATGAACCAGGCCAGCTTCATGGCCGCGCGCGCCGGCAGCATGGCCAACGCCAGCCTGAACTCTGTAGGGAAGGCTTATGCGAATGCCTTGATTCCGTTGTATGGCGGCGGCCTGAATACGCAGGAACTGGCCAGGTCGCGGGCGCTGGCGATCTGCGAAACCACCAGGAATCCTGCCGATCTGGCGGCGGCGCAAGCCGTCGCCGGCGCGACGTTTACCTCTGACGACCAGGCTACCTGCACGAAATCCATGACCCAGGGCGGCGCATGGATAGAACTGCTGAATCCGACCAAGGAAAGCTTCGACGACTGGAAGGACGATTCGCTCACGCAAACGGTCGGCAACGGCAAGCGCGTGATTCCCAATCGCAACCTGGCTTTCAAGGATCCCGGCAAGATCGGCGGCAGTTCCGGTCAGAGCCTGCAGGACGCCAACGTGATCAAGGTCCGCATCACGCAAGGCTATGCGCCCAAGGTGCCGCTGATGGGCTTGATCTACACCAAGTACCTGAAATGGCTGGATACCAAGACCGACCCCGTCTACACGCAACTGGTCAGCAACGGCCGCATACCGGTGGTGACCGACGTCACCATGCAGATGCAGTCGGACGCCATCGAGCCGGATAACCCTGTGTCGGTTCCCGGCATGGGTAACGGCGGCAATCCGACCAATCCGGGGGATCCGCCTGTCGTCACCACCGATCCTCCTGCCTGCGGCAGTGTCGGTTGCACAGTGCCGCCCAAGCCGGTTGATCCGGGCGGAACCTGTACGGGTCCTAATTGCCCGGTCTGTGACGGAGCCTAG
- a CDS encoding type II secretion system F family protein yields MNNNFGLISLLFALAIGLSVALLAWLVSRAVAAVPEEDREYKDPPPIGFRLAWWPIQAISYYIDPLVSSKVHGALLTRLRKAGLDFTISPTQFLASRIFSAILTALMFWWGLGSFDHASADSAGFSGSLYLQVCAGGALCGWAYPAIWLSDLLGARRRELLKTLPFYLDIITLCVEAGLNMQGAMNQAVAKGPKGVLREEFQRVLRDIRAGKGRAMSLRDMADRLNEASVTNFTTAVIQAESMGMNLGPVLRAQADQRRTERFLRAEKLAMEAPVKMLFPLIVFIFPCTFIVLFFPIVMKFLHSGL; encoded by the coding sequence ATGAATAATAATTTCGGCTTGATCAGCTTGCTGTTTGCCTTGGCGATCGGCCTGTCGGTGGCCTTGCTGGCCTGGCTGGTCAGCCGCGCAGTGGCTGCCGTGCCGGAGGAGGACCGTGAATACAAGGATCCGCCGCCTATCGGTTTCCGTCTGGCCTGGTGGCCGATACAGGCAATCAGCTATTACATCGATCCGCTTGTCTCCAGCAAGGTGCATGGCGCGCTGTTGACGCGGCTGCGCAAGGCCGGACTGGATTTCACCATCAGCCCGACGCAATTCCTGGCCAGCCGCATATTTTCAGCGATTTTGACGGCGCTGATGTTTTGGTGGGGACTCGGATCTTTCGATCATGCTTCGGCCGATAGCGCAGGCTTTAGCGGCAGCCTCTATCTACAGGTATGCGCCGGCGGCGCCTTGTGCGGCTGGGCTTACCCGGCGATCTGGCTGAGCGACCTGCTGGGCGCGAGGCGGCGCGAGCTGCTCAAGACGCTGCCGTTCTATCTCGACATCATCACGCTGTGCGTCGAGGCCGGCCTGAATATGCAGGGCGCCATGAACCAGGCTGTCGCGAAGGGACCGAAAGGCGTATTGCGGGAAGAGTTCCAGCGCGTCCTGCGCGACATACGCGCCGGCAAGGGCCGCGCCATGTCCTTGCGCGACATGGCCGACCGTCTCAATGAAGCCAGCGTCACCAATTTTACGACTGCGGTTATCCAGGCCGAAAGCATGGGCATGAACCTAGGGCCGGTGCTGCGGGCGCAGGCCGACCAGCGCCGTACCGAGCGCTTCCTGCGGGCGGAAAAGCTGGCCATGGAAGCGCCGGTAAAAATGCTGTTTCCCTTGATTGTCTTTATTTTCCCTTGCACCTTCATTGTGCTGTTCTTTCCGATTGTGATGAAGTTCCTACATTCAGGTCTATGA
- a CDS encoding type II secretion system F family protein, with the protein MNNSNMLTIITVVVALSAGLLGWFVIDMGTVTMNRYRASFTERTKFQAQEFFLFIDPAKLFVANLAVMALGGLLVWIITGTVIIAIPVFFALALLPRTLYGWMRKRRLRKFEEQLPDALMMLSGGMRAGVGLTSAIQQLVTEAQAPLGQEFSLMIREQRLGVTLEQSLNNLARRMPTQTTTLVVSAMRIANETGGGLAETLERTANTIRSRLQMEGKIGALTAQGKLQAWVVGLLPMVLMAILNKMEPEAMSLLWHSRTGWATLGVIAFFEFMGVFVIRKIIAIDV; encoded by the coding sequence ATGAATAACAGCAACATGCTCACCATCATTACCGTCGTCGTGGCGCTGTCGGCGGGATTGCTGGGCTGGTTCGTCATCGACATGGGAACGGTGACGATGAATCGCTACCGCGCCAGTTTTACCGAACGCACCAAGTTCCAGGCGCAGGAGTTTTTCCTGTTCATCGATCCAGCCAAGCTGTTCGTGGCCAATCTTGCGGTCATGGCGCTGGGCGGACTGCTGGTATGGATCATCACCGGCACGGTCATCATTGCGATTCCCGTGTTTTTTGCGCTGGCACTGTTGCCGCGTACTTTGTATGGATGGATGCGCAAACGCCGCCTGCGTAAATTCGAGGAACAGCTGCCGGATGCGCTGATGATGCTATCCGGCGGCATGCGCGCCGGCGTCGGCCTGACTTCTGCCATTCAGCAATTGGTCACTGAGGCGCAAGCGCCCTTGGGGCAGGAATTTTCGCTGATGATCCGCGAGCAGCGCCTGGGCGTGACCCTGGAGCAGAGTCTCAACAACCTGGCGCGCCGCATGCCTACCCAGACCACGACGCTGGTGGTGTCGGCCATGCGTATCGCCAATGAAACCGGCGGCGGCCTGGCCGAGACGCTGGAGCGCACGGCCAACACCATCCGCAGCCGTTTGCAAATGGAAGGAAAGATCGGGGCCTTGACGGCGCAAGGAAAATTGCAGGCATGGGTGGTGGGACTGTTGCCGATGGTGCTGATGGCAATCCTCAACAAGATGGAGCCGGAAGCGATGAGCCTGCTGTGGCATAGCCGCACCGGCTGGGCCACGCTGGGAGTGATAGCCTTTTTTGAGTTCATGGGCGTGTTTGTCATCCGCAAGATTATTGCGATTGACGTGTGA